A region of the Amphiprion ocellaris isolate individual 3 ecotype Okinawa chromosome 22, ASM2253959v1, whole genome shotgun sequence genome:
GCGGACAGAGACCCTTCCCTCAATGGGGGGAGGCAGGACGTGACAATGACAGCATCCAGTTGGATGGGGTCATCGGAGCAGGCGGAGGTGGAGGTGAAGGAAAGTAGTCGAAAGAACTGGTGTACGGTGTGCAGGGTGGTTCGGCCCCCGAGGGCGGGACATTGTCGGATCTGTGGCGTCTGCGTTCTGCGTCTCGACCACCACTGTGTCTGGTGGGTTCCATTAAAATACCTCTTTGTCCCACATCTCAAACACAGAAGTTGTCTCGTTTGTCACCTGTTTGTCGTTTCGACACAAACTCTATTCAACAAATCTCAAAAAGTCATTCGACATGTATGTGGTGTCGAGTCAACATCACACATTCACATAGTCGCACTGATATATGTgtgttcctgtctgtctgtgtgtagtgCAGTGTAACCCTGGGGTCTCAGTACAATGTTTTGtctgtgcgtttgtgtgtttgtgcgtcccCTCCTGTCGGTACGCTGGTAGGATAAACAGCTGCGTGGGACAAGCCAACCACCGCAGCTTCCTGCTCACGCTCGGCCTCTTCCTGCTGACGTCGCTGTACGGCATCAGCCTGGTGCTGCAGAGTGTGTGTCCGCGACAAAACCTCCTCACCGCTTTGCTCTACTGTCCAGGAGTCTACAACCAGTACAGGTACCGAGAACACACAGTTTCTACACACATTGCACTAATACATCGTTAATTCATCCTTGTGGTATAGCTCCAGTGTGTAGATTTTATATGTTATAAcatctttattctgttttataaataaataagacagTCTTAATTTAAACTGGCACTTCTTTGTGTTCCTATGAGTCCATTAATTCTCAGCATATCCAGTGCAGTTCAGGTCGTCACAAGTGCAAAAGGatgaatgagaaaaaatataaattcaagTCAGGTTTATTGATAAATGCACAAATCACAAATATCCTTCAAAGTGTATTCAAATCTGTACAGCATGTGATTCCCCTCTATCTTTATATCCCAAGATAAGGTAAGACTCCAAAACAGACTTTGAACATagaataaaggaaaaataaataacttacagaaatataCTCTCATGTATCAGTTTAGATCAATAATGTTGGTCTATCAAAGAGATAATGTTTGTCTACTAAGGAGcaagatattttttcttttttgctttagtTGAGCTCCACTGATCTGTATGCCAAAAGGGAAGCTAGCATCAGCTGGTTAGTTTAGATTAGtaataaaaaattgaaaatgcctgtaaaaccacaaattgTAAATCTTACACTTTGGCTTTTGTCCAGATAAATGGGATAAAATGGGATAATTAATTAGCTTTAGTGGTATGGGCTGGTGGATTTTGTTACTTACATACAGATCTAGGTCCCCTGATTCCAATCTGTATGTTAATCTAAGCTGCTTACACTCGCTGCTGCCGCTAGCTTTAGATTCACTGTATAGATATGAGAATGGTATCAGTCTTCTCATCTATCTCAAGACAGGACAGAAATTAAACAACAGACATCAAATTAGTTCTATTAGATTGAAGGTAGAGTCTGCGATTCAGGAGAAAGATTGTTCATATTCAGCTTGTTTGCATATTTATTCTCACTCTCACCACCCCTTTTTGGGCATCTTCCTGCCCTTTCCCTCTGTCCTCAACATGAGCTTCAGCATGCACAGAATAGTGCTGTGTGGATCAGTTCAAGCCACTTTATTTCCATTGACTGTATATTGAAGATAGACTTAGTTTGTGGGTTTTAAATGTGAAGCCAGTGTTGAAATGCCTTAATTAATAAAGCATTCCTTGTaatagccagcagggggcgactctttTGGTTAAAAAAGAAGTCAGACTGTATAAAGGTCTAGGAGAAAGTTGACTCATTTTTGTTAGTTCAGCAAACATTTTCCTGAAGAATTTATGGACTCATTGCCTTGTTTCAAGTCTTTTCCATTAAAGAATAATGTTAGTTTTGCAAATATGGtcacatttagagtaaaatagacaataaagcagaGTCTGTCTTGAGGTGATTAATGGGTCACTAAAGAATTGCTGTACGTAGTGTCCTTGTGCTTTAAGTCAGATCCACCCTCCTCGGTCATCTGGTTCAAAAAGAGCAAGATGGTGATGCTCAGTTGCCAACTCATGTCTTCTAAAATCTGTGACGTCACAATTGCTacatctgtcttttatttttacagcctATGTTGTTTTCCATTTACAGAGTCAGACCTGTGTTTGAACAATGCTTATCTTTTCAGCTTAGACTCGGAACAGACCATGAGGAGATATTTGACTAAAACTGTGTTAGAATCACTGTCATTAATAGTGATACTGACCTTTAATATTGATACTGGCAACAAAAATCAATCACACTGTAGAAGCAATCATCCCTCCTTTTTATAAGAATGCAGAACAACTGTCACAAATTTAAATGACCGTGATTTTCTGCTTAGACAGTGCTTCAGGAAGAAATGAATATGTAATGAAAATCTGTATTCAGAATGTATTATTAGTTGGATAAAGTAAGAAACCTTTTTAATTTTGCACCTAGCCTTGCTACACAGCACAAACTTCAACATCTACTTAACTGCACAGAGACGAGCTCAATACTTAATTGCATGCCTAAAATGAACGTCCACAGTTCAGATGAAACCGTGGAAACGGGAAATGGCAGATAGCCTTTTAGCAGTAATTACGAGCAAAATAGTGTTCTTGAAATAGCTCAGAATAACTATCTTAACTGAGACACCATGGGgcactttgacatttttcccAGAATCAGGCGAGGCGTCTTTGAGAGTTTCTTGCATATTAGACATCAGGCTTCTTTCACTGTACTCTTGAATCGGTTTCAAAAGAGCCTTGGAGCGTCTCCTACCAAGCCGTTGGAGAAAGACTCACTGTTTGTGCTCGGAGCAATGAGAGTGGATGTGAAGCAGATAAAATGATCTGTGCTGGCACTGCTGTGGGCGTTGCACACTTTAAATAGGCCTTTAGAACAGCTAGTATGAATGGTTATCATGTcctaaatatgttaaaaaaggTTCTTTTAACTGTGATGTGTCCACTTATCTTTTAATCTACCTACACAGAGTacttcatgttaaaaaaaaaagcatttttaccaTACTATTTACACTGAAGTATTAGTGGCTAAAGTAAaatgttgtgcattttaaatTCGTCATCTTTTCCTTGTGCCTGTGTTGTAGCACTGCACTGTGTTTCACCTGTGCGTGGTACAGCAGCATCGTGACTGGTGGGCTGCTTCACCTGCTGGTCATGCAGGTCATCAATGTCAGCTACAATGTGACCGAGCGAGAGGCACGAATCGCCCTGCGAGAGAAAACCGCCCGCAGTGCCTTCTGGGGACTCGTGGTGGACACTGGGGTCTACTCTCGAGGTTTCCGTGGCAACTGGTCCGAATTCATGACCATGGGAGACAAACTGAGTCCCCCCTCTCCCGCAGATTTGGTGTAAGAGACACAGCCCTGTTAAAAATGAGTTTGTGGGGATTATGGCTGCTGTTCTGCTCACGTCCACTGGATGGCAACATGGCTCCTTAAAACCTGATTTCACTTAAACCTGCCTGGACTGTTCTCAGCGATGCTTGAaggtgcagctgcagctgtggagTTCCACTGACTTTGACACTTAGCAATAACGAGTACAAACCACAGTGCGATGCATTTACTGCCATTACTTTGACTGACAGCTGGCATCTCCTCGATGCAGCTGTATTTGTTTGCTCTCACTCATATTCGCACCGCTGCTGCCTCATTCTGCTTCTCATCAGCCACTCTGCCAAACAGACATCTCTATGTCCTTCACGCTGGATGTCTTCCTTGGATTTGAACCCTGATCTTTTGTCTCCTCTACATTCTAGTGCCTTGGTGGATGATTGCAAACATCGTGAGTGAACTCCAAACAACAACATTGCCAGTCTGCTGATACTCGTAGAGGCATTTTCAGTGAGCACAGCATAAACCACACAAATGACACCTCTGGATACATAGAAACACTTGTTGAAGGATGGTCTCCTTCCTCCATATACCTCCTTCATCCTTCACAAACACTGACTGTTATTCACCTCACACAGCCTTGTAACGTGTGTCAAGGATATTTATTACGGATAAATGAAACATATATCTGCATAAGCCAGAAAATCAAGTTCTACAGCAATCAATTGCATAGTTATGAATATATTCATAGTAACTTTGACCCTGTTACGCTCTTTTAAACTGACTCACTAACAAAGCAATTCTGGATATATGAAGAAAAGCAAATGCATCAATATGCATAATGTCAGCTAGAGAAATTAGCTTTCCACTTAAATGTAAGTTTAAGCTTTTTTGTATCCTAACAATTGTATTGGtccagttgtgtgtgtgtttgtacgaaatgaattttatctgtttttattaaatgaacATGAGAAATGTGCAGGTGTTTTCATCTCCTCTTTGCAAGTGTCTGCTCCAGAGACATTAGTGTGTCGTCTGTATGGGTATGCGGTTTGTCGCCTACATTGGCAGTTTCTCCCTGAGGCTTTACAGTGGATGGGAGCAGAAATCAGGCAGAACCTCAGTCACTTTCCGCCCCAGCTTCTCCCGCCGttcttccctctctctttccttgCGTAGCAGACACGGAAGCTGCCTCCAGGCCAGGAAATATCGCTGCAGCATCCGTCTGAAATGCAGGCAGATGGAGAGACAGACGGGAACAGAGCGAGTGAGCAATAACAAACTGGATTATAGGGACCTCAAGGTTGACAACACCTAATAAGTTTTCACATGCTACTTGGGGCTTGTTGGCAATGGCAGCTGGTGGGAATTCACCTGTAGCCTGTGGTCTAGTAGCACTCCACCTGACAGGCCCACGTTTCTAATCATTAATAATTTGTAGCAAGGAAATTATTCAGGTAGTGCTACAGGAATCATTAACTTCATGATTGGAAATGGGAGATGCACAGTATTAATTTTATTGagcaaaatcagaattttaaaatgc
Encoded here:
- the zdhhc23b gene encoding palmitoyltransferase ZDHHC23-B, whose product is MKKRTKKVLEEEEEALCCCEYVNRHGERSHVAACCCDCEDLDDACDRFLKREPQKPESLSQVAEVVTDRIRVPWLWGGARKLELSIIPPLILLPALLHLAAVHFMLGLVVLTALPGLVLWYYYFTHRKKGRTLFFLSLALFSLAYMYYLFITEVLPRGDVGLLQVVVVSVGVVLTLLALIHTKREPGIVRPNQEAVHSTVTYYTPLADRDPSLNGGRQDVTMTASSWMGSSEQAEVEVKESSRKNWCTVCRVVRPPRAGHCRICGVCVLRLDHHCVWINSCVGQANHRSFLLTLGLFLLTSLYGISLVLQSVCPRQNLLTALLYCPGVYNQYSTALCFTCAWYSSIVTGGLLHLLVMQVINVSYNVTEREARIALREKTARSAFWGLVVDTGVYSRGFRGNWSEFMTMGDKLSPPSPADLVALVDDCKHRE